The region ATCACTATACATTCTCACATCTTTACCCTCTATCAAATCTTTTAAGACTAAATAGTGTGATATATATGCAGGCTTTTTCATATTATCCACCTTACGCCGTTTGTACATTTGATTCAGTAATATACTTTACAATCGCATTTAATGGATACACCACTGTGCCGTTTTTACTTTTAGAATCTAACTTTTTATATGAGGCTCCTATTCCTTGTTCCCTTTGTCTATAAGCTGTTGCTAAAGAGATATTTAAAATTTCACAATATGTTTTTTGTGTAACCATTGCACCATATACGGGTAACATTAAAGAGTATAATTCTTTTTGCTCTTCTGTTAATTTCATAAATAACCTTTTATGAAATAGCTATTTCTTTATTGTATTTGTTTAAACGTGAGTTAATTATAAGGTCTTATTGAGTGGTTGTAAAAAGTTGAAAAGCCAAAAAAATGGCTTTTGAATAATTGACTTTAAAAGAAAAAATCATCTATAAATTGAATAAGATTATTTTTATTGTAGTCAATTTTTAGATTTTCTAAATCTTTACATAAATGAATAATTTCATTGTTCATCATTTCTGTATAATACTTTTCTGAAGTTTTAAAATATTCTACTCTTTTATTTAATATACTTATGTTAAAACCATGTGAATAATGAATATTTTGGTTTAATCCCGTACTATTTAATTTTCTAGTTTTAATATTTCTTTTGATGTATCCTAATTCTGATAAACATCTATTTAAACCTTTTATTAAATTTTGGGACTCTTTGCTTTTACAATCAGAATAATTCTTTACATAGTCAATCATTTTAGTTAACAAATGAATTTCACTATTTAGTTTACTTGTTCTATGAAGATTAGTATTTCCTTCATTATTATGTAACTTCTCAATTTGTAAATTTATTATATTTATTCTAAACATTATAATTTCAATACCTCTAACAAAATTAAGACCTTTTGAAATTATTACATTTTCATTTATATACTCTTTAAAATCTTTTTTTTCATCATTTGTAAAATCATAATTATAATGATTTAAAACTGCATCAACATCTTTTATTAAATCACTTCCAAAATCATCTCTTATAACTGTCCCACATTTTAATTTATAATTCATCTATAAAGCCCCTCTACTGCATTTTTACCATTTTCAGGACTTAGTTTTGCATATCTCAAAGTCTGTTCAATTTTCTTATGGTCCATTAACTTTTGAATTGTAAAAATAGGTATTCCATTAATAGCAAGATGTGAGGCAAAAGTATGCCTTAAAGTATGTATAACTACTCTATGCTTTCTATCATCACTATCTAAGCCCTCATTAAATAACTTATCAAGTATTGGTTTTAATCTGTTTTGTATTTGCTTTTGTGTTAGTTTCTTTTCGTGTTCATCTTTAAAACTTACTACATAATCATTGACTTTTAAATTAGATAGATACTCTTTCAAAATATTAATTAAATCTGTTTGCAAATATCCCGTGTAAGTATTCCCCGTTTTTAAATTTTTCAATGTTACTGTTCTATTTGATAGATTAATATCTTTTTTTTGTATATGCAAAATAGTTTCAAATCTTCCACCAGTTTGTAAAGATAGTTCAATAAATAGTTTTATTAAAAAGTTTTCTTTTAATACTTCTTTTAATTGATTAATTTCCTCTAAAGATAAATATCGTTCTCTATCATTATCAACTTTTAATCTTGGAATACCAATACAAGGATTTACAAGTTTTAAGTTATGTTCTTTTATATTATGATTAAATATTGCACCTATAAGCTCCCTTATACCATTTACAGTTTGAGGGGCTTTACCATCACTTGAAATATCATCTAAAATCTTTTTTATCATTTGCTTAGTAATGTTCTCAATATTCTTATTTCCAATTAGTGGCTTTATATAAGAATTGTATTTATTAATTCTATGTTGATGTACTTTTTTATCTTTAAAATATATTTGTGCTAAATCATTGTAAGTAGTTATTTTAGTTTTAATATTAGTTTTTTTATTTCTATAAACGGTTGGTAAATCTTCTCCTAACCTTAATCTTGTAACTATTTCCATTCTTTTTAGATGTGCATATTCAACTGTTACAGATGGATTATCACTCCTTTTACCAATAGTAAGTAGTTCATCTTTATTTTTATTTTTGTATCTAATTAAAAAGACTCTATCAACTTCTTTTCCTTTTTCATTAACAATACTTTTATAAAAAACACCTGTTTTACTTGTAGCTATTTTTTTTGATAAAGTCTTTAATTGTGGTTTTAATTCTTTACTCATAAAGTCCGCCCTTAGTCCGCTTAATTTTAATATAATTGAATAAACTTGATTTAAATATATTTTTATTATACTAAAATAAAATACTACTGTAAAGGGGTTTGATT is a window of Halarcobacter sp. DNA encoding:
- a CDS encoding site-specific integrase — translated: MSKELKPQLKTLSKKIATSKTGVFYKSIVNEKGKEVDRVFLIRYKNKNKDELLTIGKRSDNPSVTVEYAHLKRMEIVTRLRLGEDLPTVYRNKKTNIKTKITTYNDLAQIYFKDKKVHQHRINKYNSYIKPLIGNKNIENITKQMIKKILDDISSDGKAPQTVNGIRELIGAIFNHNIKEHNLKLVNPCIGIPRLKVDNDRERYLSLEEINQLKEVLKENFLIKLFIELSLQTGGRFETILHIQKKDINLSNRTVTLKNLKTGNTYTGYLQTDLINILKEYLSNLKVNDYVVSFKDEHEKKLTQKQIQNRLKPILDKLFNEGLDSDDRKHRVVIHTLRHTFASHLAINGIPIFTIQKLMDHKKIEQTLRYAKLSPENGKNAVEGLYR